The sequence below is a genomic window from Planctomycetia bacterium.
CTCCGCCGGAATTGGACGAAGCGGGGTTCCTCGCTTCGATCGAAGAAGGCCGGAAGTTGTACCAGGACGCGAAAGCGCAATGCGTGCAATGTCACGGCCCGACCGGTTTGGGAGATGGCGCCGAAAAGCGATTCGACGTTTGGAATGAAGGCAAGACCGACGCGAACCTCGCGTTTTTCACATTGCCCAAGCAGCCGTTGATGCCGCGCAACCTGCGTACCGGCGTCTACCGCGGCGGTCGCCGCCCGGTGGATTTGTACCGGCGGATTCAAGCGGGCATCAAAGGCGCGCAGATGCCAAGCATGGGACAGACGCCGGCCAAGCCCTCGGGCTTGACGCCCACGGAAATCTGGAGCCTGGTGCATTACGTGCAGTCGCTCCCGTACGAAGCGATCAGCGAGACCGGAGCGACGCAACAAAGCGTGCAGCGCGATTTGAATTAGTGCAGCAATTACGTCACGTGCGTCGAAACGCGCGAGACGGCCACACCGCATTCCCGTTATTCACGTCTGGGTAGTCGCCGTGTCGAGACTTTGGAGCCTGTTATTCCTCGCGGTGCCGGTCGTCGGCGTGTGGATCTGCATCTGGTCGGCCAATAACGGCTACTGGTTGCCGGACGATATTTCGTCGCACGGGCATACGATCGACCACTTGTTCAATTTCTGCCTCTGGCTTACCGGGGCGGTGTTTGTGGTCACCGAGTTGGTGATGGTCTGGTTCATGTGGAAGTACGACGCCAAGGCTCACGCCGAGCCGGTCAAGTACATGCATGGCAGCCATAACCTGGAAATCGTCTGGACGATCATCCCCGCGGCCACGTTGTTGTTTATCGCCATTTATCAAATGAACGCCTGGGCGAACGTCAAGATGCGCGTGCCGGAGCACCCGGACGTGGAAGTGGAAGTCGTCGCCCGACAGTTCGAGTGGCGGATTCGCTACCCGGGCAAGGACGGCGTATTCAACACGCGCGACGATTTGCATTCCGTGAACGACCTGCACGTGCCGGTCGGCAAACAGATTCTCGTCCGGCTGAAGAGCCAGGATGTGTTGCACGACTTTTTCCTGCCGCACCTGCGGATCAAGCAGGATGCCGTGCCAGGCATGGTGATTCCGGTCTGGTTCAAAGCCGAGCGAATCAGCAACGTGACCGGCGCCACGAGCGCTAAGTACGACCTGGTGTGCGCCGAGTTGTGCGGC
It includes:
- the coxB gene encoding cytochrome c oxidase subunit II translates to MSRLWSLLFLAVPVVGVWICIWSANNGYWLPDDISSHGHTIDHLFNFCLWLTGAVFVVTELVMVWFMWKYDAKAHAEPVKYMHGSHNLEIVWTIIPAATLLFIAIYQMNAWANVKMRVPEHPDVEVEVVARQFEWRIRYPGKDGVFNTRDDLHSVNDLHVPVGKQILVRLKSQDVLHDFFLPHLRIKQDAVPGMVIPVWFKAERISNVTGATSAKYDLVCAELCGWGHYKMKGQLTVETREEYERFLANLEQQQEATQ